The following proteins are co-located in the Triticum aestivum cultivar Chinese Spring chromosome 1A, IWGSC CS RefSeq v2.1, whole genome shotgun sequence genome:
- the LOC123070540 gene encoding disease resistance protein RGA5-like: MAGGIVTVASAVMNPLIGKLNALMGVEYEKFKGVRKHASFLEKELSAMNAALQKLELMDDKLDPTIKDWVDHVRDMSYDMENCIDDFMHDFRADDAKGGLIEKTAQFIKKFRQRLRTVDWMEELKDLALEANSRRERYKIDEWKPVSGSVAVDPRLRAVYQEAATLVGIDGPREKVATLLMDTQKKLKVVSIVGFGGLGKTTLAKQVYDKTGSQFDIKAFFSVSQRPDIAELLNNFQLKLGMDDPVSSRARKVNDIIEELRQHLKDKRYLIVVDDVWDESTWKTILCAFPEDCNGSRVIVTTRVEGVARAAYHNDRESIYKLEPLSEENSRRLLLNRVFGSVHDCPSELEGVMVEILKKCHGLPLAVITIASLLAGEERSTKGWESIRDSLGAQSATNPNMEEMKNILNLSYMHLPAHLRACFLYLGMFPEDFEILTGDLVRQWIAEGFISSLHAQDLEDIGRSYLNELINRNMIQPSETECREECCKVHDMMLDLILSKCAEDNFVSVAYNYQEMARLNGCKYKARRLSLRSTVGGGATNGPTIGVALSQVRSFTLLGNSMPPLSSFKYLRVFRIDEGLSRDDGETLDLTAISQLFQLRYLYVRGQDFVQLPAKLQALVYLETLAIIDADIKSIPSDIVHLPRLSFLQICMEEVLPEWIGDMTSLHTLILSRYSFTDKVGVNVMKGFIGLGKLTNLRKVEFQVECMNKLELEALACSIGKLCNLKYFTLYGPCTEVSNQMDSLSIRFQHMEEFHGSVWQFRRVPIWMSGLHCLRILHLRVEEISTEEVHLLGRLPSLMKLDLRPSHIPKERAILGTGLFPVLEYFLFESREDVMSYLGFEAGAMPNIQTLTLGVAKWCGRVPIGMEHLLRLQKIKLLLLSSGVILSYIQQHGMFDIYR, from the exons ATGGCAGGCGGAATTGTGACCGTGGCTAGTGCAGTGATGAACCCCCTCATCGGCAAGCTCAACGCACTCATGGGCGTCGAGTACGAAAAGTTCAAAGGGGTCAGGAAGCATGCCTCGTTCCTAGAGAAGGAACTCAGCGCCATGAACGCTGCCCTCCAGAAACTCGAGCTCATGGATGACAAGCTCGATCCAACCATCAAGGACTGGGTGGATCATGTCAGGGATATGTCCTACGACATGGAGAATTGCATTGATGACTTCATGCACGATTTTCGCGCTGATGATGCCAAGGGAGGCCTTATAGAGAAGACTGCTCAATTCATCAAGAAGTTTCGACAACGTCTTCGGACAGTCGACTGGATGGAAGAGCTCAAGGATCTTGCCTTGGAGGCAAATTCTCGGCGCGAGAGGTATAAGATTGATGAGTGGAAGCCCGTCTCTGGTTCTGTGGCTGTTGACCCTCGGCTGCGAGCGGTCTACCAGGAGGCAGCTACTCTCGTGGGCATTGATGGTCCAAGGGAGAAAGTTGCTACTTTGTTGATGGATACTCAAAAGAAACTCAAGGTGGTGTCAATTGTGGGATTCGGCGGTCTTGGTAAAACTACACTTGCCAAACAAGTGTATGACAAGACTGGCTCTCAATTTGACATCAAGGCATTCTTTTCAGTTTCACAGAGGCCTGATATAGCTGAGCTACTTAACAATTTCCAATTGAAACTAGGGATGGATGACCCTGTTTCGTCTCGCGCTCGCAAGGTTAATGACATCATTGAAGAGCTAAGGCAACATTTGAAAGATAAGAG GTACCTTATTGTTGTTGACGATGTGTGGGATGAATCAACATGGAAAACTATATTGTGTGCTTTTCCAGAAGATTGTAATGGAAGCAGAGTAATAGTTACAACACGAGTGGAAGGTGTGGCTAGAGCAGCCTATCATAATGACCGTGAGAGCATCTACAAATTGGAACCTCTTAGTGAAGAAAACTCAAGAAGGCTGTTATTAAATAGAGTATTTGGGTCTGTGCATGATTGTCCATCCGAACTTGAAGGCGTCATGGTTGAGATTTTGAAGAAGTGTCATGGATTGCCACTTGCAGTTATCACAATAGCTAGCCTATTAGCCGGTGAAGAAAGATCAACAAAGGGCTGGGAAAGTATTAGGGATTCTTTAGGTGCCCAATCTGCGACAAATCCTAACATGGAAGAGATGAAGAATATATTAAACCTTAGCTACATGCATCTTCCCGCTCATCTGCGGGCATGTTTTTTGTACCTTGGTATGTTTCCCGAGGACTTCGAAATCTTGACCGGTGATCTGGTTCGACAATGGATAGCTGAAGGTTTCATCAGTAGTTTGCATGCGCAAGATCTGGAGGATATTGGCAGAAGTTATTTGAATGAACTTATCAATAGAAACATGATTCAGCCTTCTGAAACAGAGTGTAGGGAGGAGTGTTGCAAAGTACATGACATGATGCTCGATTTGATCCTAAGTAAGTGTGCTGAAGATAACTTTGTAAGTGTGGCGTACAATTATCAAGAGATGGCAAGACTAAATGGCTGTAAATATAAGGCTCGCCGATTATCTCTGAGGTCCACTGTTGGTGGTGGAGCAACAAATGGGCCAACTATTGGTGTTGCCCTATCACAAGTTCGATCATTTACACTATTGGGGAACTCCATGCCTCCTCTTTCCTCGTTCAAGTATCTCCGGGTGTTCAGAATTGATGAAGGCCTTTCTAGGGATGACGGGGAGACACTTGACCTCACCGCTATTAGCCAACTGTTTCAGCTGCGGTATTTGTATGTTCGGGGACAAGATTTTGTACAGCTCCCTGCTAAACTTCAAGCGCTTGTTTACTTAGAGACACTGGCCATAATTGATGCCGATATCAAGAGCATCCCCTCAGATATAGTACATTTGCCCCGCTTGtcctttcttcaaatttgcatGGAAGAAGTGTTGCCAGAATGGATTGGGGATATGACATCATTGCACACTCTGATATTATCAAGGTACAGTTTCACCGATAAGGTCGGGGTGAATGTGATGAAGGGTTTTATTGGTCTCGGCAAGCTGACCAATCTAAGGAAAGTGGAGTTCCAAGTGGAGTGTATGAACAAGCTAGAACTTGAAGCTTTGGCCTGCTCCATTGGAAAGCTATGTAACCTGAAATATTTTACATTATACGGGCCATGTACTGAAGTCAGTAACCAGATGGACTCATTATCCATTCGTTTCCAACATATGGAGGAATTTCACGGGTCTGTATGGCAATTTCGGAGAGTTCCCATATGGATGAGTGGTCTCCATTGCCTTCGCATCCTCCACTTGCGTGTGGAGGAGATTTCAACTGAGGAGGTTCATCTTCTTGGAAGGCTTCCGTCCCTCATGAAACTTGATTTGAGGCCATCGCATATCCCCAAAGAAAGAGCTATATTGGGCACAGGACTATTTCCGGTTCTGGAGTATTTTTTATTCGAATCTAGGGAAGACGTTATGTCATACCTGGGGTTCGAGGCGGGGGCCATGCCCAACATACAAACCCTCACTCTCGGTGTCGCGAAGTGGTGCGGCAGAGTACCCATTGGCATGGAGCACTTGTTACGCCTCCAGAAGATCAAACTGCTTCTGCTTAGCTCCGGTG TGATTCTAAGCTATATTCAGCAGCATGGAATGTTTGATATATATAGATGA